The proteins below are encoded in one region of Lactuca sativa cultivar Salinas chromosome 3, Lsat_Salinas_v11, whole genome shotgun sequence:
- the LOC111907581 gene encoding LEAF RUST 10 DISEASE-RESISTANCE LOCUS RECEPTOR-LIKE PROTEIN KINASE-like 1.1 — protein MNPVIFFASLLSCLLYVHSTRDHNISMSICPESFSCPNPNFASFKYPFYNNATDDKQCGLIQVNCTLNGGIIQLGRDSYEIIGKYVSESVVSIRNLTFERLVNNSSCGALMDNFTSPSPLLYSISIVSFITLYKCTNNTNYTAQTDAYFGGSNYHRYNTCKNHKFYYKYSISDTTVPSDLPPTCQVIRLPVKLVRGPEDNKGINETDIFSFLSPRFSIYFHLSPSCHKCHQEGGQCNTLREHVLCLDAKKEEKTGRKLTRILILAGSAFILMLFLVIFIIWCLYKRNPISYCTSKNKSPIIEDQVFFFGVSVFSYKDLEDATRNFDPALELGNGGFGVVYYGKLQDGREVAVKRLYEHNYKRLQQFMNEVQILTRLRHPNLVVLYGCTSRQSHELLLVYEYISNGTLADHIHGEQANSSLLAWPLRMNIAIETARSLVYLHASEIIHRDVKTSNILLDHNFSAKVADFGLSRLLPNDVTHVSTAPQGTPGYLDPQYHHHYQLTEKSDVYSFGVVLIELISSMVAVDLSRTQDDISLVNLALNRIQRCALDQLIDPVLGSDSDPEVMRMVTSVAELAFRCLQFYSEMRPTMNEVLDVLVDIQSQGRIDVDDSIRELEEVKTPPLSENNDKTVVLKDFLPSPVSITGEWHSNSTVSTTLNVR, from the exons ATGAATCCCGTTATCTTTTTTGCCTCCCTTCTCTCTTGTTTACTTTACGTACACTCTACTAGAGACCACAACATTTCCATGTCTATCTGCCCAGAGAGTTTCAGTTGCCCAAATCCAAATTTTGCCTCATTCAAGTACCCGTTTTATAATAATGCCACTGACGACAAGCAATGTGGGTTGATCCAGGTCAACTGTACTTTGAATGGCGGGATAATTCAACTTGGAAGAGACTCATATGAGATTATTGGCAAGTATGTGTCTGAATCGGTCGTATCTATCCGTAATCTAACGTTTGAAAGACTTGTGAATAATAGCAGTTGTGGGGCACTTATGGATAATTTCACTTCTCCAAGTCCTCTTTTGTATTCCATCTCAATCGTATCCTTCATCACTCTCTACAAATGCACAAACAATACCAATTATACTGCTCAAACCGATGCTTATTTTGGCGGATCTAATTACCATAGATACAACACATGCAAAAACCACAAATTCTACTATAAGTATAGTATAAGTGATACAACAGTTCCAAGCGATCTCCCACCTACATGTCAAGTAATACGCCTACCCGTCAAATTAGTGCGAGGGCCAGAAGACAATAAAGGAATTAACGAAACCGACATATTTTCTTTTCTCTCCCCTCGCTTCTCTATTTATTTTCATTTGTCACCTTCCTGCCATAAGTGTCACCAGGAAGGCGGCCAGTGTAACACTCTCCGTGAACATGTTCTGTGTCTAGACGCCAAAAAGG AAGAAAAAACAGGCAGAAAACTGACACGAATCCTAA TTCTTGCTGGATCTGCCTTCATCCTCATGCTGTTTCTTGTCATCTTCATAATCTGGTGTCTGTACAAGCGCAACCCTATTTCATATTGCACATCAAAGAACAAATCTCCAATCATTGAAGATCAGGTTTTCTTCTTTGGCGTCTCGGTTTTCTCCTACAAGGATCTTGAGGATGCCACTAGAAATTTTGACCCTGCTCTAGAACTAGGGAATGGAGGTTTTGGAGTTGTTTACTATG GTAAACTTCAAGATGGGCGAGAAGTTGCAGTGAAAAGACTTTATGAGCATAACTATAAGCGACTTCAGCAATTCATGAATGAGGTTCAAATCCTCACCAGATTACGCCACCCTAACCTTGTTGTGCTGTATGGTTGCACGTCTCGTCAAAGCCATGAACTTCTTCTTGTGTATGAGTACATTTCCAATGGCACACTTGCTGACCACATCCATGGAGAACAAGCAAATTCAAGCTTACTAGCATGGCCATTACGGATGAATATCGCCATTGAAACTGCCAGATCTCTAGTGTACCTCCATGCCTCTGAAATCATTCACCGAGATGTCAAGACTAGTAACATTCTCCTTGATCACAATTTCAGTGCCAAAGTAGCAGATTTTGGGCTCTCAAGGCTCTTACCAAATGATGTCACTCATGTGTCTACAGCTCCTCAGGGGACCCCAGGTTACTTGGATCCTCAATATCATCATCATTACCAATTAACAGAAAAGAGTGATGTTTACAGCTTTGGAGTGGTCTTGATCGAGCTTATATCATCCATGGTGGCTGTTGATTTAAGTAGGACTCAAGACGATATCAGTTTGGTTAATCTGGCTTTAAACAGGATCCAAAGATGTGCGTTAGATCAATTGATCGACCCGGTTTTAGGATCCGATTCAGATCCTGAAGTCATGAGGATGGTTACATCAGTAGCAGAGTTGGCTTTTCGGTGTTTACAGTTTTATTCGGAAATGAGGCCTACAATGAATGAGGTGTTGGATGTGTTGGTGGATATTCAATCGCAGGGTAGAATAGATGTTGATGACAGCATCAGAGAGTTGGAAGAAGTAAAAACGCCACCTCTGTCTGAAAACAATGATAAGACGGTTGTGTTGAAAGATTTTCTACCTTCGCCAGTCTCCATCACCGGTGAATGGCATAGCAATAGCACCGTGTCAACTACACTAAACGTCAGATAG